A single genomic interval of Penicillium psychrofluorescens genome assembly, chromosome: 2 harbors:
- a CDS encoding uncharacterized protein (ID:PFLUO_003924-T1.cds;~source:funannotate) translates to MHQTSSRLLRMTEDDRPFTKDFKDLFSTLMVSLKLDSHRVRFTRYDHTFTSEEAINNLGSLKFSQSNRMPDPKDPSRIVTTTTTTTFSMAKEMARSVCQRFLDARFIETVDGKLSMVFPLKGALFQLTPKGINILQRFCQRNGITARHVMSVLESPRNTMQLVTLERDVDTDKLSPDRATMEVIFRRFAGQDGPNIKSSISTSDSDSLTDYANGMVGVKMARERKLQDGKIYTNTFIGKAAVDWLMDCSTTIDRRETCLIAELFVKYGLITMIQDDKSFPDSGNAVFQPSKYAIYGITERGQRVCGWIARDKTRDTNSGYDNRGIPRDSNNSRLTHILQDPALRLLFREFLRYSLCEENLSFYIDVSEFTTNYHKAEKIGTFNKVDSVRETLAAAYGLYNAFLAPGSPCELNIDHALRNSLASRMTKAVGDDESMFKSLQEVVSLFELAQNSVFKLMASDSVPKFMRDPKYAVVLQEHDVDVSSARSYSPTQGLPERTMSRSARA, encoded by the exons ATGCATCAAACCTCATCGCGCTTGTTGCGCATGACCGAAGATGACCGTCCTTTCACCAAG GATTTCAAAGACCTCTTCTCCACCCTCATGGTCAGCTTGAAGTTGGATTCGCACCGGGTCCGGTTTACCCGTTACGACCACACTTTCACCTCAGAAGAGGCCATCAACAACCTGGGCTCGCTCAAGTTCTCCCAATCCAATCGCATGCCCGATCCCAAGGACCCGTCTCGCAttgtcaccaccaccacgaccaccactTTCTCCATGGCCAAGGAAATGGCCCGCTCGGTTTGCCAGCGATTCCTGGATGCCCGGTTCATCGAGACCGTGGATGGCAAGCTGTCCATGGTCTTCCCGCTCAAGGGCGCCCTGTTCCAGCTCACGCCCAAGGGTATCAACATCCTGCAGCGTTTCTGCCAGCGCAATGGTATCACCGCGCGCCACGTCATGTCTGTCCTGGAGTCCCCGCGCAACACCATGCAGTTGGTTACCCTGGAGCGCGATGTCGATACCGACAAGCTGTCGCCGGATCGCGCCACCATGGAGGTGATcttccgccgcttcgccGGCCAGGATGGTCCCAACATCAAGAGCAGCATTTCCACTTCGGACTCGGATTCGCTGACCGATTACGCCAACGGTATGGTGGGGGTGAAGATGGCCCGCGAACGGAAGCTGCAGGATGGCAAGATCTACACCAACACGTTTATCGGCAAGGCCGCGGTCGATTGGCTGATGGATtgctccaccaccatcgaCCGCCGGGAAACTTGCCTGATTGCCGAGCTCTTTGTCAAGTACGGCTTGATCACAATGATCCAGGATGACAAGTCATTCCCCGATTCCGGGAATGCTGTTTTCCAGCCCTCCAAATATGCGATCTACGGCATCACCGAACGTGGCCAGCGCGTGTGCGGGTGGATTGCTCGTGACAAGACCCGTGATACCAACAGTGGCTACGACAACCGAGGAATCCCGCGCGACTCGAACAACTCTCGTTTGACGCATATCCTCCAAGACCCGgctcttcgccttcttttcCGGGAATTCCTCCGCTACTCGCTGTGTGAGGAGAATCTGTCTTTCTATATCGACGTGTCGGAGTTCACGACCAACTACCACAaggcggagaagatcggtACATTCAACAAGGTAGACTCGGTCCGAGAGACCCTGGCCGCAGCCTATGGTTTGTACAACGCTTTCCTGGCCCCTGGGTCGCCCTGCGAATTGAACATCGACCATGCTTTGCGTAACAGCCTGGCTAGTCGTATGACCAAGGCCGTGGGAGATGACGAGTCGATGTTCAAGAGTCTCCAGGAAGTCGTGAGTCTGTTCGAGCTTGCTCAGAACTCGGTCTTCAAGTTGATGGCTAGC GACTCTGTACCGAAGTTTATGCGCGATCCCAAGTATGCTGTCGTCCTCCAGGAACACGATGTGGACGTCTCCTCTGCTCGCTCATACTCGCCCACTCAGGGCCTCCCGGAGCGCACCATGAGCCGCTCGGCCCGGGCATGA
- a CDS encoding uncharacterized protein (ID:PFLUO_003925-T1.cds;~source:funannotate), with the protein MASDAASQDPLLSLRRAIAAGSLPTPTTSSELSDQPATDNLAEATHLYFAQPIPQAIALNTATRFVSASTDSAVDLRSIFFAWQKKDVAIPDYIASAQELNEDLKKKEGQEPGKEEVVQNLVFVERLDLITWLEGASDESEYIKPLEGAAAAAEAAAAAAGVAQAETSAGIASGATGGISSVPSGAPAAQAGAQAGRAQKPIDPRLQEIYNGERKTGDRNTVLRGIKPTDFSHVRKSAETFLDRSRNRAGQAGAKPGSKNQVVPAPSAGLSMTSSSRKSGSSSRPDPIILLSPSASSLIRMSNIKSFLQDGVFVPPDHPTLSMTDAPNFLYINRPLRILADPSASAGGAIGSSGGKPRKPTRFIVADSPANFRPEYWNRLVAVFTTGQTWQFKSYKWTSPPDLFKHATGVHIGWAGEEVPSQVKGWGRGVKSFSVDRWDEKGGPHGPGRWRDHEIVEGIWSTIEESMKLHGWGSK; encoded by the exons GCCAGCCACCGACaacctggccgaggcgactCATCTGTACTTTGCCCAGCCAATTCCGCAGGCAATCGCATTGAACACAGCGACGCGCTTCGTGTCCGCATCcaccgactcggccgtcGACCTGCGCAGCATCTTTTTCGCGTGGCAGAAAAAGGATGTCGCCATTCCGGACTACATTGCCTCGGCGCAGGAGCTGAATGAGGACctcaagaagaaagaaggccaGGAGCCGGGCAAGGAGGAGGTGGTGCAGAACCTGGTTTTCGTCGAGCGCCTCGATCTCATCACCTGGCTCGAGGGCGCCTCTGATGAAAGCGAGTACATCAAGCCCCTCGAgggggctgctgctgctgctgaggctgccgctgccgctgctggtgTTGCTCAGGCGGAGACTTCGGCTGGTATTGCCTCCGGCGCAACTGGGGGCATTTCTTCGGTGCCCAGTGGTGCGCCGGCTGCACAGGCGGGAGCCCAGGCTGGTCGTGCGCAGAAGCCTATCGATCCTCGGTTGCAGGAGATCTACAATGGAGAACGGAAGACGGGGGACCGTAATACGGTGCTACGGGGCATCAAGCCAACG GACTTCTCACACGTCCGCAAAAGCGCGGAAACCTTCCTGGATCGCAGCCGCAATCGGGCCGGGCAGGCCGGCGCCAAACCAGGCAGCAAGAACCAAGTCGTGCCCGCGCCGTCCGCAGGGCTGTCCATGACCTCGTCATCTCGCAAGTCCGGCTCGTCTTCACGACCCGACCCaatcatcctcctctccccgTCCGCCTCCTCCCTAATCCGCATGTCAAACATCAAATCCTTCCTCCAGGACGGCGTCTTCGTGCCGCCCGACCACCCAACCCTAAGCATGACCGACGCCCCCAACTTCCTCTACATCAACCGCCCTCTGCGCATCCTGGCCGACCCATCCGCCTCCGCAGGCGGCGCAATCGGTTCCTCCGGCGGCAAGCCCCGCAAGCCCACGCGGTTCATTGTCGCCGACAGCCCCGCCAATTTCCGTCCCGAGTACTGGAACCGGCTTGTCGCTGTGTTTACCACCGGCCAGACGTGGCAGTTCAAGTCGTACAAGTGGACTTCGCCCCCGGATCTTTTCAAGCACGCAACTGGTGTCCATATCGGCTGggccggcgaggaagtcCCCAGCCAGGTCAAGGGGTGGGGTCGTGGCGTGAAGAGCTTCTCCGTTGACCGCTGGGACGAGAAGGGCGGGCCGCATGGTCCTGGGCGCTGGAGAGATCACGAGATTGTCGAGGGCATCTGGTCGACCATTGAGGAAAGCATGAAGCTGCATGGATGGGGATCGAAATGa